The Vigna unguiculata cultivar IT97K-499-35 chromosome 1, ASM411807v1, whole genome shotgun sequence nucleotide sequence ttttctctgAATTACTTATCATATTTGATATCATGGAGAACAAACCCCTCTCTAGGCTTCTTGTTATTCTTCTGATTCTTTCCTGTGTTGTATTTGCTGCTGCAGTTCCTGCAACAAGTAAGTTTCAAGGGTTTGATTTATTCGTTGCCTTAATCTGCATTAAATTTGGACTATTCATCTGATTCATCGTGTTAAATTGTGAATTATATACAGGAAGCACCATGATTGGGAAAATGAATCCTTTAGTGCAAGATCATCTGGCTAAGGTCCTCTCTCTcgctctttctttttctttttctttttctttttttctttctctccctcTCTTGACAGATATTTCTGACACATATATATCCCAAAAATCCCAAAAATATCAAGATATAAAGACAATAAACCTCGAAGGGGACATGTCTCTTGTGCCCTAACAGCATGACAAAAACCGTTTTTGTCTGAACTAGTTGAAATGTTTatcttaagaaaaaataaaaaggaaaagttcATATATAACAGCAACAAGAACAAGCTCTGATTTCGCTGGTAAAATCCAATTAAACAGATTATAACCCAAATTATATGGTTGTGAATGTGATATGGTAATATAGTAGTGATAGTTTTGAACCTGCAGGTGGATCCAGTTATGGGGTTAAGTTATAACGAGGAAGACATGAAGGAAGAGATTGGTGAGAGCAGAATGCTGAGGGATATAGTTGACTACCCTGGAACAAGACCAAATCCAGCTCATGATCCAAAATCTCCTGGAAAACCTTAACTTAATCTTGGAAATCAGGGTTTTGAGTAGTTATTTAGTTAGACTAGAAGTGTCATGAGATATGGTTTGGGTTTGTCCTGGCTTGCAATCTTCAAAATGTGTTTGTCTGTATGAAAAGTCTCTGATGTAAGATCCATGATAGTTAATTAAGCTGTTGTTTTAGCTCATAAGTGATTTGGTATTCCACATATATATGAGTCAAAAGGTTTGTTGTAAGATATAT carries:
- the LOC114195150 gene encoding uncharacterized protein LOC114195150, which translates into the protein MENKPLSRLLVILLILSCVVFAAAVPATRSTMIGKMNPLVQDHLAKVDPVMGLSYNEEDMKEEIGESRMLRDIVDYPGTRPNPAHDPKSPGKP